A DNA window from Arachis hypogaea cultivar Tifrunner chromosome 18, arahy.Tifrunner.gnm2.J5K5, whole genome shotgun sequence contains the following coding sequences:
- the LOC112771917 gene encoding ABC transporter G family member 39-like: MLQKMKEQGVQEDKLMLLKGVSGAFRPGVLTALMGVSGAGKTTLMDVLAGRKTSGYIEGSIKVSRYPKKQETFARVSDYCEQNDMHSPHVTVYESLLYSAWLRLSSSVDSKTRKMFIEEVMELVELTPLRKTVCS; encoded by the exons ATGCTACAG AAAATGAAAGAACAAGGTGTACAAGAGGACAAGTTGATGCTTCTGAAGGGTGTTAGTGGTGCATTCAGGCCTGGTGTTCTCACTGCTCTTATGGGTGTAAGTGGAGCCGGTAAAACTACCTTGATGGATGTTCTTGCTGGTAGAAAAACCAGTGGATATATTGAAGGAAGCATAAAAGTTTCTAGATACCCTAAGAAGCAAGAAACATTCGCTCGAGTCTCGGATTACTGTGAACAGAATGATATGCATTCACCTCACGTTACAGTCTATGAGTCCTTGCTCTACTCCGCATGGCTTCGTTTATCTTCAAGTGTTGATTCCAAAACTAGAAAG ATGTTCATTGAGGAAGTCATGGAACTTGTGGAGCTAACCCCATTGAGGAAAAcag TGTGTTCATAA